In one Andrena cerasifolii isolate SP2316 chromosome 2, iyAndCera1_principal, whole genome shotgun sequence genomic region, the following are encoded:
- the LOC143378937 gene encoding ATP-binding cassette sub-family C member 5-like isoform X5 produces the protein MADKADDTVVTGGENESNEFQCITSERYDDAYEGEHFLLPSTNSRSPKIAVEYIRRPDMSRYNPALRNLIPIRHEKQDKESMPADRAGLFSYIFYTWITSYIWKAYKKGITIRDIPRISSYENCKYNAQRLEVLWQEELSKRGPHSASFSSVAWRFVRTRVCIAWLLLTCSTICGFISPMILMRKILEHVQSPEEGAWTGVKWALLLTLFDFLRTIFFTWTWNTNIRTALRLKSACTTLLYNKIIRLNSLGNRSTGEITNLFTNDSQRLFDVVIYGPMIISGPIIVTCGVVYILWVFSPLALLGTFAFLVFYPVQYLISRVVGYFRSKTVVIADRRVKLMNEILECIKLIKMCSWEKYFSRRLLSIRKKEEHWLHKTVYFQSLAISLMSAVPVISAIITFLAHLSSGSNLTTAQNILLLEEYTCHISKPIVKSQALGIANGTFVYESSTPRAKKSKNPSDEKKKASSNAKDKIELEKLNEPSKQTQYVELLNDIKFQAAKGELVGICGQVGSGKSSLLLAALGQLKMIQGHISREGSCAYVSQQAWIVNATLKENILFGNQFDAKRYYQALTVCNLKEDVNMLPGGDETEIGERGINLSGGQKQRIALARALYANRDIYFLDDPLSAVDVHVGSYIFKNLILGALKDKCVLFVTHQVQFLKHCGRIYLMNSGKIVEEGTHDELMEINKEYTAMVNSALLTTEDGEQRNSSAVTQIESRNSSDDLKKPSAACNSGDNYENGEASRKLHGGGASLTTEEKVETGTVKSYTYHTYIKAAGGYLVAVIVFFTLFLNVGSSAFSSWWLATWIKAGGGNTTDPATNETIVSENINDNPDFAYYQQIYAACIGAILLTSLFRGLVITYTTISASTKLHNKVFKKMIESTLTFFETTPSGRIQNIFSRDVDEVDNYIPISVEGMVQNIFTCSFAIIFICSIIPWFGLPLIALGFLFFCVSRVFRVAMRDFKRMESTARSPVLSFVTTTVHGLNTIHAFQKKRAFTNKFEELFDLNNLCLYLCQSAMRWSAVRLDSLAIASSSITAFLVIALRHQIPPALAGLAMAYATQMTGVFQYTVRLMAETETRFISVERISYYLRTLHKEGATEKATINPANEWPTNGKLEFHKVQLRYRKELPPVLNNISFVINAGEHIGIVGRTGAGKSSLIVALFRLVQISAGNIKIDNVDIAKVKLELLRSKLSIIPQDPVLFSGTVRSNVDPFKQYDDSVIWSALEKTQLKEKVKAMPGQLDASVEVGGSNLSVGERQLLCLTRALLRNTKMMILDEATAAVDPETEVAVQSTIQNEFSDCTVLTIAHRLKTVVSCDRIMVMKDGQIIEFDTPSTLLSNSNSEFSRMLASADKAIKDS, from the exons ATGGCAGACAAAGCGGACGACACTGTGGTGACTGGCGGAGAAAATGAGAGTAACGAGTTCCAGTGCATTACCAGCGAGAG ATATGACGATGCTTACGAAGGGGAGCATTTTTTGCTCCCTAGTACAAATTCACGCTCTCCGAAGATAGCTGTAGAATACATCCGAAGACCCGACATGAGTCGGTATAATCCTGCTCTGAGAAATCTCATACCAATACGCCACGAGAAACA AGACAAAGAAAGTATGCCGGCAGATAGGGCTGGGTTATTCTCATACATCTTTTACACTTGGATAACATCGTACATATGGAAGGCATACAAGAAGGGAATCACTATAAGAGACATACCGCGTATTTCATCTTACGAGAATTGCAAGTATAACGCCCAAAG ATTAGAGGTACTTTGGCAAGAGGAGTTGAGCAAACGTGGACCACACTCTGCGTCATTTTCGTCAGTTGCTTGGCGATTTGTGCGAACCAGAGTATGCATAGCCTGGTTGCTATTAACCTGCTCCACAATTTGTGGATTTATAAGCCCT ATGATATTAATGAGGAAGATACTGGAACATGTTCAATCACCCGAAGAAGGCGCGTGGACAGGCGTCAAGTGGGCACTATTACTAACGCTTTTCGATTTCTTACgaactatattttttacttgGACTTGGAACACAAATATTAGAACAGCGCTGAGATTAAAATCTGCCTGTACTACTCTTTTGTATAATAAAATTATCAGACTAAATAGTCTTGGTAATAGGAGCACGGGAGAG ataactaatttatttacaaacgaTAGTCAAAGGCTTTTCGACGTAGTCATTTATGGACCCATGATAATTAGTGGTCCGATAATCGTTACGTGTGGTGTAGTTTATATACTGTGGGTATTTAGTCCGCTGGCCCTTCTTGGAACATTTGCATTTCTTGTATTCTACCCCGTTCAA TACCTTATTTCTCGTGTGGTCGGATACTTTCGTTCCAAGACAGTCGTCATTGCAGACAGACGAGTGAAACTAATGAACGAAATCTTGGAATGTATAAAACTGATCAAAATGTGCTCGTGGGAGAAATACTTCAGTCGTAGACTTCTTA GTATACGAAAGAAGGAAGAGCACTGGTTACATAAGACTGTATACTTTCAGAGCCTTGCTATTTCTTTAATGTCAGCTGTGCCTGTGATATCAGCAATTATTACCTTTTTAGCTCACTTGTCTTCAGGCAGTAATTTAACTACCGCTCAG AATATATTGCTTTTAGAAGAATACACATGCCACATATCGAAACCGATCGTGAAATCACAAGCTCTGGGCATTGCTAATGGTACATTTGTTTATGAAAGCTCTACACCGCGtgctaaaaaatcaaaaaatcccAGCGATGAAAAGAA GAAAGCTTCGTCAAACGCGAAGGACAAAATTGAGTTGGAGAAACTCAACGAACCGTCCAAACAAACCCAATACGTGGAACTGCTAAATGACATTAAATTTCAAGCAGCGAAGGGTGAACTGGTCGGAATTTGCGGGCAAGTGGGAAGTGGAAAGTCTAGTCTGCTACTTGCTGCCTTGGGGCAATTGAAGATGATACAGGGACACATTTCGAGAGAAGGTTCTTGTGCCTACGTCAGCCAACAAGCCTGGATCGTCAACGCCACTCTCAAAGAGAACATTCTGTTTGGAAATCAGTTTGATGCCAAACGATACTACCAGGCACTCACGGTCTGCAATTTAAAGGAAGACGTAAACATGCTGCCAGGTGGAGACGAAACTGAGATTGGCGAAAGGGGCATAAACCTATCAGGGGGGCAGAAGCAAAGAATCGCTCTTGCCAGAGCCCTGTACGCCAACAG AGATATTTATTTCTTGGACGATCCATTGAGCGCAGTAGACGTTCACGTAGGATCTTATATTTTCAAGAACTTGATCCTCGGAGCACTCAAGGACAAATGTGTCCTTTTCGTAACGCATCAAGTTCAA TTTCTCAAGCACTGTGGTCGAATCTACTTAATGAATAGTGGTAAAATCGTAGAAGAAGGTACACACGACGAACTCATGGAGATAAATAAAGAGTACACCGCGATGGTGAATAGCGCTTTGCTGACAACAGAAGATGGTGAGCAAAG AAACTCCTCAGCAGTTACTCAAATAGAAAGTAGGAATTCCAGCGATGATTTGAAAAAACCAAGCGCAGCATGCAATTCGGGGGATAATTATGAGAATGGCGAGGCATCCAGAAAGTTACACGGAGGAG GAGCCTCACTAACCACAGAAGAAAAGGTAGAAACGGGTACTGTAAAATCGTACACGTATCATACGTACATAAAAGCTGCAGGTGGTTATCTAGTGGCTGTTATAGTGTTCTTCACACTTTTCTTAAACGTAGGAAGCTCTGCCTTCAGTTCTTGGTGGTTAGCTACATGGATTAAAGCTGGTGGCGGA AATACCACTGACCCCGCAACTAACGAGACTATCGTATCGGAGAATATAAATGACAATCCTGACTTCGCGTATTACCAACAAATCTACGCTGCCTGCATCGGAGCTATCTTACTGACAAGCCTGTTTCGCGGCCTGGTCATTACGTACACCACCATAAGTGCCTCGACGAAGCTGCACAATAAAGTTTTCAAGAAAATGATCGAATCCACACTGACTTTCTTCGAGACCACACCTAGTGGAAGAATACAAAATATCTTCAGTCGAGACGTAGACGAAG TTGACAATTATATACCAATCTCAGTAGAAGGCATGGTGCAAAATATCTTTACCTGTAGCTtcgcaattatttttatatgctCGATAATACCCTGGTTCGGTTTACCACTGATCGCCCTTGGTTTTCTGTTTTTCTGCGTCAGCAGAGTGTTCAG AGTAGCTATGAGGGACTTTAAGCGAATGGAGAGTACTGCACGATCGCCTGTTTTAAGTTTCGTTACAACCACTGTTCATGGCTTGAATACGATTCATGCGTTTCAAAAGAAAAGAGCTTTTACGAACAA ATTCGAGGAGCTGTTCGATTTGAACAATCTATGCCTTTACCTGTGCCAGTCAGCAATGAGGTGGTCTGCTGTGAGACTCGACAGTTTGGCGATCGCCTCCTCCTCGATTACTGCGTTTCTCGTGATAGCGCTCAGGCATCAGATACCCCCGGCCCTTGCTGGACTAGCCATGGCGTATGCCACGCAAATGACAGGTGTCTTCCAGTACACTGTAAGATTAATGGCAGAGACAGAAACACGTTTCATAAGTGTCGAGAGGATAAGTTATTATTTGAGG ACCCTGCACAAGGAAGGTGCTACTGAGAAGGCTACCATAAACCCTGCAAACGAATGGCCCACTAATGGGAAATTGGAATTTCACAAAGTTCAGCTGAGATACAGAAAGGAACTGCCGCCTGTGCTGAATAACATCTCATTTGTTATTAATGCTGGAGAACATATAG GTATCGTGGGAAGGACAGGCGCGGGGAAGAGTTCTCTAATTGTCGCCTTGTTCCGATTAGTTCAGATTTCTGCTGGGAACATTAAAATTGATAACGTAGATATAGCGAAAGTGAAATTGGAACTACTGCGAAGCAAACTCTCCATCATTCCTCAGGATCCTGTTCTATTCAGCGGAACTGTTAG GTCAAATGTGGATCCTTTTAAGCAGTACGATGACTCAGTAATCTGGAGTGCGTTGGAGAAAACTCAATTGAAGGAGAAAGTGAAAGCTATGCCAGGACAGTTGGATGCGTCTGTTGAAGTTGGAGGAAGCAACTTGAGCGTCGGGGAGAGACAGCTGCTCTGTTTAACGAGAGCATTGTTACGCAACACTAAA ATGATGATATTGGACGAAGCTACCGCTGCTGTGGATCCCGAGACTGAAGTCGCTGTACAAAGTACGATACAGAACGAATTCTCGGACTGTACTGTATTAACGATAGCTCATCGTTTAAAGACTGTTGTTTCATGCGATCGTATCATGGTCATGAAAGATGGCCAGATAATTGAATTCGATACTCCATCTACGCTACTATCTAACTCAAACTCCGAGTTCTCGAGGATGTTGGCTTCAGCGGATAAAGCCATTAAAGACTCTTGA
- the LOC143378937 gene encoding ATP-binding cassette sub-family C member 5-like isoform X4 — translation MADKADDTVVTGGENESNEFQCITSERYDDAYEGEHFLLPSTNSRSPKIAVEYIRRPDMSRYNPALRNLIPIRHEKQDKESMPADRAGLFSYIFYTWITSYIWKAYKKGITIRDIPRISSYENCKYNAQRLEVLWQEELSKRGPHSASFSSVAWRFVRTRVCIAWLLLTCSTICGFISPMILMRKILEHVQSPEEGAWTGVKWALLLTLFDFLRTIFFTWTWNTNIRTALRLKSACTTLLYNKIIRLNSLGNRSTGEITNLFTNDSQRLFDVVIYGPMIISGPIIVTCGVVYILWVFSPLALLGTFAFLVFYPVQYLISRVVGYFRSKTVVIADRRVKLMNEILECIKLIKMCSWEKYFSRRLLSIRKKEEHWLHKTVYFQSLAISLMSAVPVISAIITFLAHLSSGSNLTTAQAFPVITFFGNMLRLALTSLKDSTRHFVDARIALRRFKNILLLEEYTCHISKPIVKSQALGIANGTFVYESSTPRAKKSKNPSDEKKKASSNAKDKIELEKLNEPSKQTQYVELLNDIKFQAAKGELVGICGQVGSGKSSLLLAALGQLKMIQGHISREGSCAYVSQQAWIVNATLKENILFGNQFDAKRYYQALTVCNLKEDVNMLPGGDETEIGERGINLSGGQKQRIALARALYANRDIYFLDDPLSAVDVHVGSYIFKNLILGALKDKCVLFVTHQVQFLKHCGRIYLMNSGKIVEEGTHDELMEINKEYTAMVNSALLTTEDGEQRNSSAVTQIESRNSSDDLKKPSAACNSGDNYENGEASRKLHGGGASLTTEEKVETGTVKSYTYHTYIKAAGGYLVAVIVFFTLFLNVGSSAFSSWWLATWIKAGGGNTTDPATNETIVSENINDNPDFAYYQQIYAACIGAILLTSLFRGLVITYTTISASTKLHNKVFKKMIESTLTFFETTPSGRIQNIFSRDVDEVDNYIPISVEGMVQNIFTCSFAIIFICSIIPWFGLPLIALGFLFFCVSRVFRVAMRDFKRMESTARSPVLSFVTTTVHGLNTIHAFQKKRAFTNKFEELFDLNNLCLYLCQSAMRWSAVRLDSLAIASSSITAFLVIALRHQIPPALAGLAMAYATQMTGVFQYTVRLMAETETRFISVERISYYLRTLHKEGATEKATINPANEWPTNGKLEFHKVQLRYRKELPPVLNNISFVINAGEHIGIVGRTGAGKSSLIVALFRLVQISAGNIKIDNVDIAKVKLELLRSKLSIIPQDPVLFSGTVRSNVDPFKQYDDSVIWSALEKTQLKEKVKAMPGQLDASVEVGGSNLSVGERQLLCLTRALLRNTKMMILDEATAAVDPETEVAVQSTIQNEFSDCTVLTIAHRLKTVVSCDRIMVMKDGQIIEFDTPSTLLSNSNSEFSRMLASADKAIKDS, via the exons ATGGCAGACAAAGCGGACGACACTGTGGTGACTGGCGGAGAAAATGAGAGTAACGAGTTCCAGTGCATTACCAGCGAGAG ATATGACGATGCTTACGAAGGGGAGCATTTTTTGCTCCCTAGTACAAATTCACGCTCTCCGAAGATAGCTGTAGAATACATCCGAAGACCCGACATGAGTCGGTATAATCCTGCTCTGAGAAATCTCATACCAATACGCCACGAGAAACA AGACAAAGAAAGTATGCCGGCAGATAGGGCTGGGTTATTCTCATACATCTTTTACACTTGGATAACATCGTACATATGGAAGGCATACAAGAAGGGAATCACTATAAGAGACATACCGCGTATTTCATCTTACGAGAATTGCAAGTATAACGCCCAAAG ATTAGAGGTACTTTGGCAAGAGGAGTTGAGCAAACGTGGACCACACTCTGCGTCATTTTCGTCAGTTGCTTGGCGATTTGTGCGAACCAGAGTATGCATAGCCTGGTTGCTATTAACCTGCTCCACAATTTGTGGATTTATAAGCCCT ATGATATTAATGAGGAAGATACTGGAACATGTTCAATCACCCGAAGAAGGCGCGTGGACAGGCGTCAAGTGGGCACTATTACTAACGCTTTTCGATTTCTTACgaactatattttttacttgGACTTGGAACACAAATATTAGAACAGCGCTGAGATTAAAATCTGCCTGTACTACTCTTTTGTATAATAAAATTATCAGACTAAATAGTCTTGGTAATAGGAGCACGGGAGAG ataactaatttatttacaaacgaTAGTCAAAGGCTTTTCGACGTAGTCATTTATGGACCCATGATAATTAGTGGTCCGATAATCGTTACGTGTGGTGTAGTTTATATACTGTGGGTATTTAGTCCGCTGGCCCTTCTTGGAACATTTGCATTTCTTGTATTCTACCCCGTTCAA TACCTTATTTCTCGTGTGGTCGGATACTTTCGTTCCAAGACAGTCGTCATTGCAGACAGACGAGTGAAACTAATGAACGAAATCTTGGAATGTATAAAACTGATCAAAATGTGCTCGTGGGAGAAATACTTCAGTCGTAGACTTCTTA GTATACGAAAGAAGGAAGAGCACTGGTTACATAAGACTGTATACTTTCAGAGCCTTGCTATTTCTTTAATGTCAGCTGTGCCTGTGATATCAGCAATTATTACCTTTTTAGCTCACTTGTCTTCAGGCAGTAATTTAACTACCGCTCAG GCTTTCCCAGTTATAACGTTTTTTGGAAATATGCTGAGACTGGCACTCACCTCGCTTAAGGATTCTACACGCCACTTTGTTGACGCTCGTATTGCCCTTAGGAGATTCAAG AATATATTGCTTTTAGAAGAATACACATGCCACATATCGAAACCGATCGTGAAATCACAAGCTCTGGGCATTGCTAATGGTACATTTGTTTATGAAAGCTCTACACCGCGtgctaaaaaatcaaaaaatcccAGCGATGAAAAGAA GAAAGCTTCGTCAAACGCGAAGGACAAAATTGAGTTGGAGAAACTCAACGAACCGTCCAAACAAACCCAATACGTGGAACTGCTAAATGACATTAAATTTCAAGCAGCGAAGGGTGAACTGGTCGGAATTTGCGGGCAAGTGGGAAGTGGAAAGTCTAGTCTGCTACTTGCTGCCTTGGGGCAATTGAAGATGATACAGGGACACATTTCGAGAGAAGGTTCTTGTGCCTACGTCAGCCAACAAGCCTGGATCGTCAACGCCACTCTCAAAGAGAACATTCTGTTTGGAAATCAGTTTGATGCCAAACGATACTACCAGGCACTCACGGTCTGCAATTTAAAGGAAGACGTAAACATGCTGCCAGGTGGAGACGAAACTGAGATTGGCGAAAGGGGCATAAACCTATCAGGGGGGCAGAAGCAAAGAATCGCTCTTGCCAGAGCCCTGTACGCCAACAG AGATATTTATTTCTTGGACGATCCATTGAGCGCAGTAGACGTTCACGTAGGATCTTATATTTTCAAGAACTTGATCCTCGGAGCACTCAAGGACAAATGTGTCCTTTTCGTAACGCATCAAGTTCAA TTTCTCAAGCACTGTGGTCGAATCTACTTAATGAATAGTGGTAAAATCGTAGAAGAAGGTACACACGACGAACTCATGGAGATAAATAAAGAGTACACCGCGATGGTGAATAGCGCTTTGCTGACAACAGAAGATGGTGAGCAAAG AAACTCCTCAGCAGTTACTCAAATAGAAAGTAGGAATTCCAGCGATGATTTGAAAAAACCAAGCGCAGCATGCAATTCGGGGGATAATTATGAGAATGGCGAGGCATCCAGAAAGTTACACGGAGGAG GAGCCTCACTAACCACAGAAGAAAAGGTAGAAACGGGTACTGTAAAATCGTACACGTATCATACGTACATAAAAGCTGCAGGTGGTTATCTAGTGGCTGTTATAGTGTTCTTCACACTTTTCTTAAACGTAGGAAGCTCTGCCTTCAGTTCTTGGTGGTTAGCTACATGGATTAAAGCTGGTGGCGGA AATACCACTGACCCCGCAACTAACGAGACTATCGTATCGGAGAATATAAATGACAATCCTGACTTCGCGTATTACCAACAAATCTACGCTGCCTGCATCGGAGCTATCTTACTGACAAGCCTGTTTCGCGGCCTGGTCATTACGTACACCACCATAAGTGCCTCGACGAAGCTGCACAATAAAGTTTTCAAGAAAATGATCGAATCCACACTGACTTTCTTCGAGACCACACCTAGTGGAAGAATACAAAATATCTTCAGTCGAGACGTAGACGAAG TTGACAATTATATACCAATCTCAGTAGAAGGCATGGTGCAAAATATCTTTACCTGTAGCTtcgcaattatttttatatgctCGATAATACCCTGGTTCGGTTTACCACTGATCGCCCTTGGTTTTCTGTTTTTCTGCGTCAGCAGAGTGTTCAG AGTAGCTATGAGGGACTTTAAGCGAATGGAGAGTACTGCACGATCGCCTGTTTTAAGTTTCGTTACAACCACTGTTCATGGCTTGAATACGATTCATGCGTTTCAAAAGAAAAGAGCTTTTACGAACAA ATTCGAGGAGCTGTTCGATTTGAACAATCTATGCCTTTACCTGTGCCAGTCAGCAATGAGGTGGTCTGCTGTGAGACTCGACAGTTTGGCGATCGCCTCCTCCTCGATTACTGCGTTTCTCGTGATAGCGCTCAGGCATCAGATACCCCCGGCCCTTGCTGGACTAGCCATGGCGTATGCCACGCAAATGACAGGTGTCTTCCAGTACACTGTAAGATTAATGGCAGAGACAGAAACACGTTTCATAAGTGTCGAGAGGATAAGTTATTATTTGAGG ACCCTGCACAAGGAAGGTGCTACTGAGAAGGCTACCATAAACCCTGCAAACGAATGGCCCACTAATGGGAAATTGGAATTTCACAAAGTTCAGCTGAGATACAGAAAGGAACTGCCGCCTGTGCTGAATAACATCTCATTTGTTATTAATGCTGGAGAACATATAG GTATCGTGGGAAGGACAGGCGCGGGGAAGAGTTCTCTAATTGTCGCCTTGTTCCGATTAGTTCAGATTTCTGCTGGGAACATTAAAATTGATAACGTAGATATAGCGAAAGTGAAATTGGAACTACTGCGAAGCAAACTCTCCATCATTCCTCAGGATCCTGTTCTATTCAGCGGAACTGTTAG GTCAAATGTGGATCCTTTTAAGCAGTACGATGACTCAGTAATCTGGAGTGCGTTGGAGAAAACTCAATTGAAGGAGAAAGTGAAAGCTATGCCAGGACAGTTGGATGCGTCTGTTGAAGTTGGAGGAAGCAACTTGAGCGTCGGGGAGAGACAGCTGCTCTGTTTAACGAGAGCATTGTTACGCAACACTAAA ATGATGATATTGGACGAAGCTACCGCTGCTGTGGATCCCGAGACTGAAGTCGCTGTACAAAGTACGATACAGAACGAATTCTCGGACTGTACTGTATTAACGATAGCTCATCGTTTAAAGACTGTTGTTTCATGCGATCGTATCATGGTCATGAAAGATGGCCAGATAATTGAATTCGATACTCCATCTACGCTACTATCTAACTCAAACTCCGAGTTCTCGAGGATGTTGGCTTCAGCGGATAAAGCCATTAAAGACTCTTGA